The genomic interval CCGGAAAAATACCAACAcaggctttaaaaaaagaaaagtatagaAGTAAATGACAATTCCCTAAATGAGGACTAACCGATCTGATAAGATAAGGAACTGTATATGATGCTTACAGTTTTGCACTGTACTTGATTGAAGGTCACTGGGTGCATAAACCTTCTTTGGAGCACTGCTTATGGCCTGGGACTGACAGCCTTTCACCGCAGCAGTCAAAATAGCCGCTCTTCTCTGGCATAACTGAGTTCTGGAGGGAATGCTTAACTGGGAACCGACTTCTCGTAGAGGGACGATAATCTGTGCTTTGCTTTTATTGGCAGGCTGCTGAATAAAGGTGAAGTCAGAAACCACTTCGTTATACTCAAAATTGTCAgcatgggtttaaaaaaaaaaaaaaagggatactTTTTATATTACAACACAAAGACGGAATCATCTCATACCTCAAACTTTGCCACATGTGCCACCCTTTTCTTCAACACAGCAACTGAATTAGACTTCTCTGTTTCCTGGGTATCTAATATttcttcctgaaaaaaaaaaaaaaaaaaaaaaattatattccatttctatttctaatcAAGAACACATACAGCCATTTgactaaaatgacaataaaagacACTTATTATAAGGCCAACTCAAACTGCACAGACATGTAACAGACTAGATTATGTCACTTCTTAGACATTCCATGACCCAACCAACACTGATTCAGCCTGACCAATCAGTAGAAACCAGTGCCGATCAATAAAGCATTATTAAATTAAGCAAcattgattttaatgagaaatgctgttttgtttttttctgaatgatcatgttacactgaagactgagtaaaggctgctgaaaatgtgTTCAAATGTATTCATATAGAAGAGCCAATCTGTAATTCTATTTCACAAAACTAcaatttttacaacatttttgatcaaacaaatgaatgaataactcCAAACTTTTGGAACGGTAGTGTGGTCAAACAAAATAAGAtctgcataataaattaaattaaacatatgaATACTTACAGGTGGATCACACTGAACCTCAGGACCTTCATTTTGGTTGGCTTCCATGAAGATTCTGTAGCACTCTTCCATTGGGTCAGATTCGGAAAGATCTAAGTCGGAGTACCGAAGCTCCTCGTCAGAACTGGAGTCAATCACAATGGCTTCATTATTACTTCCTGCCACTGCTGCAGATGCAAAGGTCTGTGAAGGAACAGGTATGTTGCAGGGAACAGGGAATGACGCAACTGATGTTGTTAATTTCTGAGCCACAGTTGTTCTTTGGTTTAGTTGACTAAATGTTGGTACAGAAACGGTTCCGGTTTCAATCCCTGAAACATAAGCAGGCATATTCTGAACAAATGGTTCAATAGGACTTTTCTGAATAGTTGGCCAAGATGTTTCCGCCAGGTTCTGAGAGTGTGGACCAAATCTGTGCTCTTCTATCTCATGTAAGGATGATGGAAAGGACTGAGAGGAGACCATGGCAAAGTAATGCTGAAGTGCTTGCTCTTGGGAGATCTTGTTAGAAGGAATAACTTCTGACTTTTGAGTATAACTTAAGATGTCAATTTGTGGTTCGGCCTCAAAAGTTGCATCTTGTTGAACAACCGCAGGAGACTGTGAGGAAATATATTCATCTCCATAAAAAGAACTGAAAGGAAGCATCTTAGCATCTTGATTGCATTCGATCCTCTCACTCTCACTTCTCATATTGTCTAGACATGTAGAAATGTCATGCAGGACGTTTTCCATGTCATGagttttttcctctttttgagTAACAAATGCTTCCATATTGAGATTTGTAGAGTTAACTGCTTCAGACAGGGGTACTTCGGTTAGATCCTCCAGAAAAAGCTTGGGTTCATTTACGAAGTGCTTTGCGGTCATTACCGGTTTATTTAAGGGTCCTTCATTAGCCTCTTTACCATCTTCAGCTGGGGCATCGCTAATAGGACATAATGTGGGTAGTTCCTTGGTTGTAGTTCCACACTGCTTTGAAAGCTTATGTTCATCTTCTAGAGGCGACACATCAATGACAAGTTCCCCTTCAGAAGACTCTTGTTCTTGTTGAATCATCACAGGTTTCACTGAGGTCCTTTTATTCTCTTGGTCACCCTCTCCgtgtttaatttcattaatttgaGGTCCATCAGAAGACAACTTTTCCTTGTTCTGCCTTGGTTTTGTTTGGTCATTTGCAAGAAGATTATTATTAACAGCATAATTCCCCTCAGGTAAATGTGGAGTACTCTTGCCTTTCTGTTTGGTCCTGCATTTTACTTGTTCTTTTGCTGAAGTTGGAATGTCAATGACCAAGGTACCTTCATCGTCAGAGTCATCAAAATGACAGGAGAGAGGCTGATTATTTTTTCCTGCTTGGTTATTCTTCAGGCCATGTTCAGTATCCGCTTTATCAGTTGACTTCAGCTTACAGTCTACTGAGCCGCTAGATAATAAGTCTGCTGAGAAATTGGAACATGGGTCATATTCCAAATCAGTCTTCGGTCTGGCGCGATCAACCACATATTTAAGACCGCTCGTTGTGGAAACAGCTTTTTTGTATCTCAAATGGTTTCCATTCTGGTCTTTAGCCTTACTGTTGGTGGTCCTCAAATATTTCTCAGAGCAAAGACCTGCATCTGTCTGCGCGAGGGACTGCGACGTCTGATAGCGAGACAGtcttttttgttctttctctACCTCACACTTCACTGCCTCGATTTCCTTGTTGATCCTCTCCAATTCCTCAATGCAAGCATAACTGTCCTCATTGGTGTGAGAGGCTCCATTGGCAGAAGTGACTTCAGGATCTTCAAGTTCTAAATGTGAAGCAGAGAAACAggtttcttaaaatatatatacatgccatttatataaaaaagaaaatcccaAAACCAATGCTCTAAGGGCACAATTGTTATGTAGCTATTTTTCACCCACACATGTTGGGAAATTACTCAGAATATTTCGGCaagagctaaaaaaataaataaaaaaaaaactataatcaccaatttaatcaaaatgtcagtGTAAACTGTGAAATGAGAGGTCATGTATTGGTATAAAACAACCACTTAGCTTAGTAGAAGGTCTAGGATCTAGAAATCCAGTTCATATCAGTGAATCGGTTCTTTCGGATTACGAATCAGTCAAAATTATTTGCCATTTCTTTGACGTGATGGCTCAGCTACATGGTATATTAAATGACTTGCAACTATTACAACTCAAAAAGTTATTAAAGCCCAACTTTGATTCTTGCACATTTCTTCTACCCTGCTGCGATTCACTTCCGCGCATTAGTCAAAACCCTTTTTCCGAAACGATCCAGTTCGACTGAAAGATTCGATTGAAATGCGTGTAGTTTGCGAacctttaaatgttaaataacaatgAATGATTTGTATTTACCTGTCGTAGACACGCCAGACGTATTGTCTTTGCCGTGATTATACAAACAATAAAGTCGATTGCATCGTCCCCATCGAAGAAAGGGACAATCAATTTCACGGAAGAGAGCAGTGGAAGGAAACATAGGAGTTGCCAGCACACGAAACACCGAGTTATTCAGAGGACTGTTAATTTTCAATATAACGCATCTTCTCTAGCCTATCTCTTGTGAGCTTCATCATCTAAtgataacatttttcaaaagtcTTTTAAGATATATAACAGAACAAAGTTAGTGTGAGGAAGAGGTCTGCTCTCGTCAAAAGTATGTAGGCTTAGCGCTTGTGAAATTGGGAAGGACTTTGGCTACGTCACCGGCTGGTAGTGTTTTAATTAATCTATCATCCCCAGGTGtggttaattgtttttttgtggcGATGTTTGATTCGTGAAAGAACCGTTCTTTTGAGCCGAATCTTTTCAACGAATCGCTTGAGTTAGCGGTTCATAATTCACATTTGAGCTGTGACTGTATGCCATTTTTAATCAATTCTaaacacaacatttaaaatatgggCTATTACTTTCTatccttttaaaacaacacataaaATGAGAAGTGCATATAACAAAACCATAGCAAAATAGAACTAgatttggatgttttctttggaAAATAAAACTCGCACCACAATGGAAGGGTGTTGTGTCAGACTGACTCAAAAACGCTCCTCTCATGAAAATAGAGTTGTATAAAGAGAactgtgtataaaataaaaaagggaaagaTAGAAGGAGAGTTCCTTTCATACccactatttttttaaactacttttaAGGGAGGGATAAAGCAGCGAGGGAGACGAATGGCATGATACTCTTGATGTCTCTTTTTCATTCGCCTTAACAGAAGTGAAGGCTGCTGGCCTCTTTGACAGCTGCCTCGTTGCTgtcttttgtttaaatttttaatttctgtaaaacTATGATGTTATAACAATGTGCTCCAAAGGGACTCTTGGTCTCACAGACAGCCAGCAGCTGAATTCACTTTGGCTGGCAAAGCGAGCAATTAGACCCGGGATTAAAAAGGATTGAGTTTGGAGGCCTGAGGAGAGTTTGCCTGCCATCTCGGGACACTCCATTACCATCAAGAACACAAGCCATGCTGAGTTACCGCTTGAGGGTGGAGGCAGAAAAAAGCCACTCGGCATTGCCAGGAAATACATTTGTATCTGAAGAG from Carassius auratus strain Wakin chromosome 26, ASM336829v1, whole genome shotgun sequence carries:
- the LOC113044457 gene encoding RNA exonuclease 1 homolog isoform X1, which gives rise to MFPSTALFREIDCPFLRWGRCNRLYCLYNHGKDNTSGVSTTELEDPEVTSANGASHTNEDSYACIEELERINKEIEAVKCEVEKEQKRLSRYQTSQSLAQTDAGLCSEKYLRTTNSKAKDQNGNHLRYKKAVSTTSGLKYVVDRARPKTDLEYDPCSNFSADLLSSGSVDCKLKSTDKADTEHGLKNNQAGKNNQPLSCHFDDSDDEGTLVIDIPTSAKEQVKCRTKQKGKSTPHLPEGNYAVNNNLLANDQTKPRQNKEKLSSDGPQINEIKHGEGDQENKRTSVKPVMIQQEQESSEGELVIDVSPLEDEHKLSKQCGTTTKELPTLCPISDAPAEDGKEANEGPLNKPVMTAKHFVNEPKLFLEDLTEVPLSEAVNSTNLNMEAFVTQKEEKTHDMENVLHDISTCLDNMRSESERIECNQDAKMLPFSSFYGDEYISSQSPAVVQQDATFEAEPQIDILSYTQKSEVIPSNKISQEQALQHYFAMVSSQSFPSSLHEIEEHRFGPHSQNLAETSWPTIQKSPIEPFVQNMPAYVSGIETGTVSVPTFSQLNQRTTVAQKLTTSVASFPVPCNIPVPSQTFASAAVAGSNNEAIVIDSSSDEELRYSDLDLSESDPMEECYRIFMEANQNEGPEVQCDPPEEILDTQETEKSNSVAVLKKRVAHVAKFEQPANKSKAQIIVPLREVGSQLSIPSRTQLCQRRAAILTAAVKGCQSQAISSAPKKVYAPSDLQSSTVQNSCVGIFPVGATVQLGANLHLIVPEGNCALPVTLIPTTMSIQRPPPPPPSVHLSQTLHPPQPANYTPAKAMGVKRKAKIRQEVGAKVPHDVRQRYVNLFVEEFLKSSQTVQVAFEKALAEEKNVYDRSINKLKYLSIAVNALKRLKNQNVLPAKAPSERDQHVSRGNVPLNTQALQGPGDLTLYEQLKEHVLSEDMLRVNNFPRKNKDKADVAIQYGDTKKGISDPLKRICCRCGATFSVDKSGKHTRREECNYHYGKVLENRVPGGVETRYSCCENAVGSPGCQVFNLHVHDAVSLEGFVNSLPQSSVAKTCPGVFAVDTQTCYTTQGLELARVTVVNSSLQVVFDSFVKPDKDVIDYNTRFSGINEDDVKGTNSSLCDVQAALLSFINADTILIGHGLENDLTSLKIIHSTVIDTSVVFPHRLGLPHKRELNSLTADYLRRIIQESVVGHDTREDATACMELMLWRVKEDSKVKRW
- the LOC113044457 gene encoding RNA exonuclease 1 homolog isoform X2, coding for MFPSTALFREIDCPFLRWGRCNRLYCLYNHGKDNTSGVSTTELEDPEVTSANGASHTNEDSYACIEELERINKEIEAVKCEVEKEQKRLSRYQTSQSLAQTDAGLCSEKYLRTTNSKAKDQNGNHLRYKKAVSTTSGLKYVVDRARPKTDLEYDPCSNFSADLLSSGSVDCKLKSTDKADTEHGLKNNQAGKNNQPLSCHFDDSDDEGTLVIDIPTSAKEQVKCRTKQKGKSTPHLPEGNYAVNNNLLANDQTKPRQNKEKLSSDGPQINEIKHGEGDQENKRTSVKPVMIQQEQESSEGELVIDVSPLEDEHKLSKQCGTTTKELPTLCPISDAPAEDGKEANEGPLNKPVMTAKHFVNEPKLFLEDLTEVPLSEAVNSTNLNMEAFVTQKEEKTHDMENVLHDISTCLDNMRSESERIECNQDAKMLPFSSFYGDEYISSQSPAVVQQDATFEAEPQIDILSYTQKSEVIPSNKISQEQALQHYFAMVSSQSFPSSLHEIEEHRFGPHSQNLAETSWPTIQKSPIEPFVQNMPAYVSGIETGTVSVPTFSQLNQRTTVAQKLTTSVASFPVPCNIPVPSQTFASAAVAGSNNEAIVIDSSSDEELRYSDLDLSESDPMEECYRIFMEANQNEGPEVQCDPPEEILDTQETEKSNSVAVLKKRVAHVAKFEPANKSKAQIIVPLREVGSQLSIPSRTQLCQRRAAILTAAVKGCQSQAISSAPKKVYAPSDLQSSTVQNSCVGIFPVGATVQLGANLHLIVPEGNCALPVTLIPTTMSIQRPPPPPPSVHLSQTLHPPQPANYTPAKAMGVKRKAKIRQEVGAKVPHDVRQRYVNLFVEEFLKSSQTVQVAFEKALAEEKNVYDRSINKLKYLSIAVNALKRLKNQNVLPAKAPSERDQHVSRGNVPLNTQALQGPGDLTLYEQLKEHVLSEDMLRVNNFPRKNKDKADVAIQYGDTKKGISDPLKRICCRCGATFSVDKSGKHTRREECNYHYGKVLENRVPGGVETRYSCCENAVGSPGCQVFNLHVHDAVSLEGFVNSLPQSSVAKTCPGVFAVDTQTCYTTQGLELARVTVVNSSLQVVFDSFVKPDKDVIDYNTRFSGINEDDVKGTNSSLCDVQAALLSFINADTILIGHGLENDLTSLKIIHSTVIDTSVVFPHRLGLPHKRELNSLTADYLRRIIQESVVGHDTREDATACMELMLWRVKEDSKVKRW